One part of the Halobacteriovorax vibrionivorans genome encodes these proteins:
- a CDS encoding enoyl-CoA hydratase-related protein, whose amino-acid sequence MAIYGYEFEQLKVEKNGHVLWLSLDNPKMANAITNKMIASLTEVLEYADTDSEVRVIVISGEGDNFCAGGDIKAMQARKGMFAGEPFELRNRYSKGIQNIPRTIEKLQTPVIAMVHGGAIGAGCDLVAMCDLAIASDDAKFGETFCKLSLVPGDGGPYFLTRKVGYTKAMEMYLTGRIYTAKESMHMGLINNIVTGEDLKLAVSATANEIAANAPVAVQLTKTAMKRASRDDLESHLNLMSAYQGIAQRTNDHFEGLSALKEKRNPDFKGN is encoded by the coding sequence ATGGCAATTTACGGATACGAGTTTGAGCAATTAAAAGTTGAAAAAAACGGCCATGTATTATGGCTTAGTTTAGATAATCCTAAAATGGCAAATGCCATTACAAATAAAATGATCGCATCTCTTACTGAAGTCTTAGAATATGCTGATACTGATAGTGAAGTTAGAGTTATTGTTATAAGTGGAGAAGGAGATAACTTCTGTGCTGGCGGGGATATTAAAGCGATGCAGGCCCGAAAAGGTATGTTTGCAGGGGAGCCATTCGAGTTAAGAAACCGTTACTCTAAAGGAATTCAAAATATTCCTCGTACAATCGAAAAATTACAAACACCAGTTATTGCAATGGTTCACGGAGGTGCTATCGGTGCAGGTTGTGATTTAGTTGCAATGTGTGATCTTGCTATCGCTAGTGATGATGCAAAATTTGGTGAAACATTCTGTAAGCTTTCTCTTGTTCCCGGAGATGGTGGACCTTATTTTTTAACTCGAAAAGTTGGTTATACTAAGGCAATGGAGATGTATCTCACAGGTCGTATTTATACTGCTAAAGAGTCGATGCATATGGGTCTTATCAATAATATTGTAACGGGTGAGGATCTAAAACTTGCTGTTTCTGCTACTGCAAATGAAATTGCGGCCAATGCTCCTGTTGCTGTACAATTAACTAAGACAGCTATGAAGCGTGCTAGTCGTGATGATCTAGAAAGTCATTTAAATCTTATGAGTGCATATCAAGGAATAGCTCAAAGAACTAATGATCACTTTGAAGGGCTAAGTGCTCTTAAAGAAAAACGTAACCCGGACTTTAAAGGTAACTAA